A window of the Acetobacteraceae bacterium genome harbors these coding sequences:
- the pyrF gene encoding orotidine-5'-phosphate decarboxylase codes for MTTSTSIPEKILHRLPDRTGLIVALDMPSLAQAETIANAVRPHADMLKTGMEYCYATGLEKIKEIERILPIFIDLKLYDIPATVKKGMKSLMRYHPSMVTIHASGGAEMIRAAKEGLQESAKENHVPAPLLLAVTVLTSFSSEALEKTGIPRSPLDQALLLGKSAIESGADGLVCSGHELKHLRQELGERHVLVTPGIRPKGNETHDQKRVMTPTEAAHAGADWIVVGRPITQASNPAEAAKNIQEELSNASK; via the coding sequence ATGACGACCTCAACTTCTATTCCTGAAAAAATCCTGCATCGCCTCCCTGACCGTACAGGACTCATTGTCGCACTGGACATGCCTTCCTTAGCGCAGGCTGAGACGATTGCAAATGCTGTCCGTCCTCATGCTGACATGCTTAAAACAGGAATGGAATATTGCTATGCGACAGGTCTTGAGAAAATAAAAGAAATAGAACGCATCCTTCCTATTTTTATCGATCTCAAGCTCTACGATATTCCTGCAACGGTCAAAAAAGGCATGAAATCCCTTATGCGCTATCACCCTTCCATGGTGACAATCCATGCTTCTGGAGGTGCAGAGATGATTAGAGCAGCCAAAGAAGGGCTGCAAGAAAGTGCTAAGGAAAACCATGTTCCAGCCCCACTCCTGCTGGCTGTAACGGTTTTAACAAGTTTTTCTTCAGAAGCACTCGAAAAGACAGGTATTCCACGATCGCCTCTAGATCAGGCGCTTCTTTTAGGAAAATCTGCCATTGAATCAGGTGCTGACGGGCTTGTTTGCTCTGGACATGAACTTAAGCATCTTCGTCAAGAACTCGGAGAAAGGCATGTTTTAGTAACACCTGGTATTCGTCCAAAAGGCAATGAGACACATGATCAAAAAAGAGTAATGACACCGACAGAAGCTGCGCATGCTGGTGCGGATTGGATTGTCGTTGGACGTCCTATCACACAAGCAAGCAATCCAGCTGAAGCTGCAAAAAACATTCAAGAAGAGCTTTCAAATGCCTCAAAATAA